In Deltaproteobacteria bacterium PRO3, the genomic window GCCGGACTTGTGGCGCAGCGCGAGGAATTCGAAGTCGATCAGCACGGCGCCGCGTTCTGGGTGCAGCAGGATGTTGCCTCCGCTTAAGTCGCCGTGGGCGAAGCCGCGGAAGTGGAGAGCGGCGAGGGCGCGGAGCGACTGCGCGAGAATTTGGGCGATGCGCGAGGCCGGGAGCTTGCCGAAAAAACTTTCCAGCGGCTCGGCCTCCAGAAATTCCCGGGCGTAGAGCTCGAGACCCGCCGCGCGCTCATAGTGCAGCGGTCGCGGGAGGCCGGGGTGCTCGATGCCGGAGAGGAATTCGAACTCGCGTTGAAAGACGGTCTCGGGATTGCGATGGGCCTTGACCAGACAGCGCCGGTTTGCACGCAGGGCTTCCCAGGTCTCGACGCCGCGCCGGTCTTGCAGGAGTCGGGCCTCGGTCCATGGCGGGGGGAGAGAGGGCATGGTAACAAAATGCTACTATAAGAATTGCGGTCGGGACAGAGTAATATTTTTCTTAATAATTTCAATTAGTTGTAATAATTTAACCGGAGACCGTCGCGGGTCGCGCCGCGAGTTCGAGGCACTCCGCCAAGACCTCTTGGGCGGCCTCGGGCTTGGCCAGGCCCCGCGCCGCCCGGCGCATCTTTTCCAGCGCCTCGGGGTGGTCCAGGTAGAAGGCCAGGCGTTCGGCGACCCGCGTGCCTTGGAGTTCTCGGTTGAGGATCATCTCGGCCGCGCCCGAGGCCACCATCTCCTCGGCGTTGTAGCGTTGGTGGTCGTCGGCGGCGAAGGGATAGGGCACGAGGATGGCGGGCAGGCCGAGGTTCTGCAACTCCGTGATCGTCCCGGCCCCCGCCCGGCACAGCATCAGGTCGGCCTTGGCGTAATAGGGCCCGAGCTGTTGGGAAAAGGAAAAGACCTCCGCGGAGAGCCCCGCCGCGCGGTAGGCCGCGGCGACGATGGCCTCGTCCTGGGCGCCGGTTTGGTGGACGATGTGTAAGCGTTGGGCCCGCTCGGCCAACGTGGGAGCGGCCTGGATCATCGCCTCGTTCAAGGCGTGGGCGCCCTGCGAGCCGCCCAGGACGAAGAGACAGAAGCGTTCGCCCGGGCTACGCTCGGCCGGCGCGGGGAAGCGCCGCGTCGGGTTGCCGGTAAGCCGCGTCTTCGCCGGGTCGAAGAACTCCCGCGCCTTCGTGAAGGCGATGAAGATCCGGTCGGCGAAGCGGGCGAGCTTCCGATTGGTGAAGCCCGGGATGGAATTCTGCTCGATGATCGCGGTGGGAATCTTGGAAAAATGCGCGGCCAGGGTCATGGGCCCGCTGGCGTAGCCGCCGATTCCGACCACGACGTCGGGCCGGAACTCGCGCAGGATTTTTTTCGACTGCCGGTAGGCCTTCGGCAGCCGCGCCAGGCTGCGCAGGCGGGCACCCAAGCCCGAACCCTTCAGGGGCGTC contains:
- a CDS encoding serine/threonine protein kinase → MPSLPPPWTEARLLQDRRGVETWEALRANRRCLVKAHRNPETVFQREFEFLSGIEHPGLPRPLHYERAAGLELYAREFLEAEPLESFFGKLPASRIAQILAQSLRALAALHFRGFAHGDLSGGNILLHPERGAVLIDFEFLALRHKSGSGIRGTPRCMAPELFWGRAPTIQTDLYAVGCILYGLLSGHYPFLAGDFEALLQQHALETPPNPCMGRPELPGALGLIALRLLAKEPAQRFADANEAVTALNRALGLREALEPAPSVLAPQERLRAERAYSHELEALRF
- the murG gene encoding undecaprenyldiphospho-muramoylpentapeptide beta-N-acetylglucosaminyltransferase, giving the protein TPLKGSGLGARLRSLARLPKAYRQSKKILREFRPDVVVGIGGYASGPMTLAAHFSKIPTAIIEQNSIPGFTNRKLARFADRIFIAFTKAREFFDPAKTRLTGNPTRRFPAPAERSPGERFCLFVLGGSQGAHALNEAMIQAAPTLAERAQRLHIVHQTGAQDEAIVAAAYRAAGLSAEVFSFSQQLGPYYAKADLMLCRAGAGTITELQNLGLPAILVPYPFAADDHQRYNAEEMVASGAAEMILNRELQGTRVAERLAFYLDHPEALEKMRRAARGLAKPEAAQEVLAECLELAARPATVSG